In one Brassica oleracea var. oleracea cultivar TO1000 chromosome C9, BOL, whole genome shotgun sequence genomic region, the following are encoded:
- the LOC106318234 gene encoding receptor-like serine/threonine-protein kinase ALE2 isoform X3 codes for MEILMFLLRICLVSSVLVAASPSATGLDLLPPLSSPPSPLPEASKGFGQVPISPPESHNPSNAPPPKASQPSLPAPVPNVVAPPQADSAGGRAPAGEPIVSVPNAPVKDLPGKSPPVQPVITPVASPPKEPPFSGRVSPGPVSSDIPPLPSVARPPPPIPSVHKPPIEKPIAPVASPPTDISPPVHPVIPKLPSSSPVPTSGSPTRKSPITHPVFPIESPAAVSPDHPPPSHNGDENKSPVAAPSNETAKPLPVIPHKAASPPSIAPLAPKFNGHSHHTPPDTTPSNVHRTSSSAPPPPSYHRHHQERTKITNSPPPSPPPPMHIISPKKPNRKGSVSPPLPSLHHAHSPPIPSSLISPAHPPISSSMHRISIAPAPSPTQVLPLRSSSRPSKSRKFPLGPPLPAFPPPPPNSDCTSTVCLEPYTNTPPGSPCGCVWPIQVELRLSMALYDFFPMVSEFAREISAGVFMKQSQVRIMGANAASEQPDKSIVLIDLVPLGDKFDNMTAMLTYQRFWSKKVQIFGQYDVIYVRYPGLPASPPVSGMTVIDQGPYPGGDNNGRAMKPLGVDVPKKMRKKELTGETVAVIVLSAAAFIGLCFVIVWFLVFRRRRDQRASKRAPLAQPSLPSLTKPSGSARSLTGSRLSSTSLSFASSIAPFTVSAKTFTASEIVKATNNFAESRVLGEGGFGKVYEGLFDDGTKVAVKVLKRDDQQGGREFLAEVEMLSRLHHRNLVNLIGICIEDRNRSLVYELIPNGSVESHLHGVDKEASPLDWEARLKIALGAARGLAYLHEDSSPRVIHRDFKSSNILLEHDFTPKVSDFGLARNALDDEDNRHISTRVMGTFGYVVPEYAMTGHLLVKSDVYSYGVVLLELLTGRKPVDMMQPPGQENLVSWTRSLLTSREGLEAIIDQSLGQPEIPFDSIAKVAAIASMCVQPEVSHRPFMGEVVQALKLVCNECDEAKELNSVASLTQDENRAESSCGGEGSGRMARYPLLPSYDSEPDTERGLSVSEMFTGSGRLERQSNSGPLASVRGKRFWQKMRRLSTGSLSEHGSASLMVRSGSR; via the exons ATGGAGATTTTGATGTTCCTCCTAAGGATTTGTCTAGTTTCGTCAGTTTTAGTTGCTGCTTCTCCCTCTG CTACAGGGTTGGATTTGTTACCTCCGTTATCATCACCACCGTCTCCGTTACCGGAGGCTTCAAAAGGGTTTGGTCAAGTACCGATCAGTCCACCCGAATCTCACAACCCCAGCAATGCGCCACCGCCCAAAGCCTCTCAGCCGTCTCTTCCGGCTCCTGTGCCTAACGTGGTAGCTCCTCCGCAGGCAGATTCCGCGGGAGGTAGAGCACCGGCGGGTGAGCCTATTGTCTCGGTTCCTAATGCTCCAG TGAAGGATTTGCCGGGAAAATCTCCACCGGTTCAACCTGTTATTACACCGGTTGCTTCACCACCAAAAGAGCCTCCTTTCTCTGGAAGAGTATCTCCAG GCCCGGTTTCATCGGATATTCCACCTTTACCATCAGTGGCTCGGCCTCCTCCGCCTATACCAAGCGTTCACAAGCCTCCTATCGAGAAGCCTATTGCTCCTG TTGCATCTCCACCAACTGACATTTCACCACCAGTCCATCCTGTCATACCAAAGTTGCCTTCTAGTTCACCTG TACCCACCTCCGGATCTCCAACAAGAAAATCGCCAATTACCCACCCGGTTTTCCCAATTGAGTCTCCTGCTGCTGTCTCACCAG ATCATCCACCTCCCAGCCATAATGGAGATGAGAACAAAAGTCCGGTTGCTGCACCGTCAAATGAAACTGCTAAACCCTTGCCTGTTATCCCACATAAAG CAGCTTCTCCTCCTTCAATAGCTCCATTAGCCCCCAAATTCAACGGACACTCTCATCATACACCGCCAGATACTACTCCGAGTAATGTACACCGCACATCATCATCAGCTCCTCCTCCACCTTCATACCATCGACATCATCAAGAGCGAACGAAGATCACAAATAGTCCACCTCCTTCACCACCACCACCAATGCATATCATATCCCCAAAGAAGCCAAATCGTAAAG GTTCAGTTTCTCCTCCTCTTCCATCACTACACCATGCTCATTCTCCCCCAATTCCTTCTTCTTTGATTTCTCCTGCTCACCCTCCAATCTCTTCCTCAATGCATCGTATCTCCATAGCTCCAGCACCTTCTCCTACCCAAG TCCTCCCTCTCAGGTCCTCTTCAAGACCTTCAAAGTCTCGTAAGTTCCCACTCGGTCCTCCTCTTCCAGCATTTCCCCCTCCTCCCCCTAACTCAG ATTGTACATCAACCGTTTGCTTGGAACCGTACACAAACACACCTCCTGGATCCCCCTGTGGCTGTGTATGGCCTATTCAAGTCGAGCTTCGCCTCAGCATGGCCCTCTACGACTTCTTCCCAATGGTTTCAGAATTCGCCCGGGAGATAAGCGCTGGAGTGTTCATGAAACAGAGCCAAGTCCGTATAATGGGAGCCAACGCAGCTAGCGAACAGCCAGATAAATCTATCGTTCTCATCGACTTAGTCCCGCTCGGAGATAAGTTCGATAACATGACAGCAATGCTTACTTACCAGAGATTCTGGAGTAAAAAAGTACAAATCTTTGGCCAGTACGACGTGATTTACGTCCGTTATCCCGGTTTGCCAGCTTCTCCTCCGGTTTCCGGTATGACCGTTATAGATCAAGGACCCTACCCGGGTGGTGATAATAACGGTAGAGCGATGAAACCGCTCGGAGTTGATGTTCCTAAGAAGATGCGCAAGAAAGAGCTCACCGGTGAAACTGTTGCTGTGATTGTTTTGTCGGCTGCTGCTTTTATTGGCTTGTGTTTCGTCATCGTTTGGTTCTTGGTTTTCCGGCGGAGAAGAGATCAGAGGGCGTCTAAAAGAGCACCACTTGCTCAGCCTTCGCTGCCTTCCCTCACGAAACCATCAGGTTCTGCAAGATCTTTAACCGGAAGCAGGCTTAGCTCAACTTCATTGTCCTTTGCGTCAAGCATTGCTCCGTTTACAGTCTCTGCCAAAACGTTCACCGCAAGCGAAATAGTGAAAGCAACAAATAACTTTGCGGAGTCTAGGGTTCTCGGTGAAGGCGGGTTCGGAAAGGTCTACGAAGGTCTTTTCGATGATGGAACTAAAGTAGCAGTTAAAGTACTGAAGAGAGATGACCAGCAAGGTGGCAGAGAGTTCTTGGCTGAAGTTGAAATGCTTAGCCGTCTTCATCACAGAAACTTGGTGAACTTGATTGGTATATGTATTGAAGATCGTAACCGTTCCTTGGTTTATGAGCTAATACCAAACGGCAGCGTTGAATCTCACCTCCACGGTGTTGATAAAGAGGCTTCGCCTTTGGATTGGGAAGCTCGGTTGAAGATAGCTCTTGGTGCAGCCCGTGGATTAGCGTATTTACACGAAGACTCGAGCCCCAGAGTTATACACAGAGACTTCAAGTCTAGTAACATCTTGCTTGAACACGACTTCACGCCTAAAGTCTCTGACTTTGGACTGGCTAGAAACGCCCTTGATGATGAAGATAACAGACATATCTCTACACGTGTAATGGGAACATTCGGCTATGTGGTGCCAGAATACGCAATGACAGGTCATCTTTTGGTGAAGAGTGACGTGTACAGCTACGGAGTTGTGCTTCTCGAGCTACTCACGGGGAGGAAACCTGTGGATATGATGCAGCCGCCAGGTCAAGAGAACTTAGTTTCATGGACTAGGTCTCTTCTCACGAGCAGAGAAGGGCTTGAAGCTATCATAGACCAGTCTTTGGGACAGCCCGAGATTCCGTTCGACAGCATAGCTAAAGTCGCTGCGATAGCTTCGATGTGCGTTCAACCGGAAGTATCTCACCGTCCTTTCATGGGAGAGGTGGTGCAAGCTTTGAAACTTGTGTGCAACGAATGCGACGAAGCTAAGGAGCTCAACTCTGTAGCTTCGCTTACTCAAGATGAGAATCGAGCTGAGAGCTCTTGTGGTGGAGAAGGCTCCGGGAGGATGGCTCGGTATCCGTTGCTGCCGAGTTACGACTCTGAGCCTGACACTGAGAGAGGACTTTCTGTGTCGGAGATGTTCACTGGTTCGGGGAGGTTAGAGAGACAGTCTAACTCGGGTCCATTGGCTTCAGTTCGAGGCAAGAGGTTCTGGCAGAAGATGAGGAGATTGTCTACGGGAAGCTTGAGCGAGCACGGGTCAGCATCGCTCATGGTACGATCTGGTTCGCGTTGA
- the LOC106318234 gene encoding receptor-like serine/threonine-protein kinase ALE2 isoform X2 gives MEILMFLLRICLVSSVLVAASPSATGLDLLPPLSSPPSPLPEASKGFGQVPISPPESHNPSNAPPPKASQPSLPAPVPNVVAPPQADSAGGRAPAGEPIVSVPNAPAPVKDLPGKSPPVQPVITPVASPPKEPPFSGRVSPGPVSSDIPPLPSVARPPPPIPSVHKPPIEKPIAPVASPPTDISPPVHPVIPKLPSSSPVPTSGSPTRKSPITHPVFPIESPAAVSPDHPPPSHNGDENKSPVAAPSNETAKPLPVIPHKASPPSIAPLAPKFNGHSHHTPPDTTPSNVHRTSSSAPPPPSYHRHHQERTKITNSPPPSPPPPMHIISPKKPNRKGSVSPPLPSLHHAHSPPIPSSLISPAHPPISSSMHRISIAPAPSPTQVLPLRSSSRPSKSRKFPLGPPLPAFPPPPPNSDCTSTVCLEPYTNTPPGSPCGCVWPIQVELRLSMALYDFFPMVSEFAREISAGVFMKQSQVRIMGANAASEQPDKSIVLIDLVPLGDKFDNMTAMLTYQRFWSKKVQIFGQYDVIYVRYPGLPASPPVSGMTVIDQGPYPGGDNNGRAMKPLGVDVPKKMRKKELTGETVAVIVLSAAAFIGLCFVIVWFLVFRRRRDQRASKRAPLAQPSLPSLTKPSGSARSLTGSRLSSTSLSFASSIAPFTVSAKTFTASEIVKATNNFAESRVLGEGGFGKVYEGLFDDGTKVAVKVLKRDDQQGGREFLAEVEMLSRLHHRNLVNLIGICIEDRNRSLVYELIPNGSVESHLHGVDKEASPLDWEARLKIALGAARGLAYLHEDSSPRVIHRDFKSSNILLEHDFTPKVSDFGLARNALDDEDNRHISTRVMGTFGYVVPEYAMTGHLLVKSDVYSYGVVLLELLTGRKPVDMMQPPGQENLVSWTRSLLTSREGLEAIIDQSLGQPEIPFDSIAKVAAIASMCVQPEVSHRPFMGEVVQALKLVCNECDEAKELNSVASLTQDENRAESSCGGEGSGRMARYPLLPSYDSEPDTERGLSVSEMFTGSGRLERQSNSGPLASVRGKRFWQKMRRLSTGSLSEHGSASLMVRSGSR, from the exons ATGGAGATTTTGATGTTCCTCCTAAGGATTTGTCTAGTTTCGTCAGTTTTAGTTGCTGCTTCTCCCTCTG CTACAGGGTTGGATTTGTTACCTCCGTTATCATCACCACCGTCTCCGTTACCGGAGGCTTCAAAAGGGTTTGGTCAAGTACCGATCAGTCCACCCGAATCTCACAACCCCAGCAATGCGCCACCGCCCAAAGCCTCTCAGCCGTCTCTTCCGGCTCCTGTGCCTAACGTGGTAGCTCCTCCGCAGGCAGATTCCGCGGGAGGTAGAGCACCGGCGGGTGAGCCTATTGTCTCGGTTCCTAATGCTCCAG CTCCAGTGAAGGATTTGCCGGGAAAATCTCCACCGGTTCAACCTGTTATTACACCGGTTGCTTCACCACCAAAAGAGCCTCCTTTCTCTGGAAGAGTATCTCCAG GCCCGGTTTCATCGGATATTCCACCTTTACCATCAGTGGCTCGGCCTCCTCCGCCTATACCAAGCGTTCACAAGCCTCCTATCGAGAAGCCTATTGCTCCTG TTGCATCTCCACCAACTGACATTTCACCACCAGTCCATCCTGTCATACCAAAGTTGCCTTCTAGTTCACCTG TACCCACCTCCGGATCTCCAACAAGAAAATCGCCAATTACCCACCCGGTTTTCCCAATTGAGTCTCCTGCTGCTGTCTCACCAG ATCATCCACCTCCCAGCCATAATGGAGATGAGAACAAAAGTCCGGTTGCTGCACCGTCAAATGAAACTGCTAAACCCTTGCCTGTTATCCCACATAAAG CTTCTCCTCCTTCAATAGCTCCATTAGCCCCCAAATTCAACGGACACTCTCATCATACACCGCCAGATACTACTCCGAGTAATGTACACCGCACATCATCATCAGCTCCTCCTCCACCTTCATACCATCGACATCATCAAGAGCGAACGAAGATCACAAATAGTCCACCTCCTTCACCACCACCACCAATGCATATCATATCCCCAAAGAAGCCAAATCGTAAAG GTTCAGTTTCTCCTCCTCTTCCATCACTACACCATGCTCATTCTCCCCCAATTCCTTCTTCTTTGATTTCTCCTGCTCACCCTCCAATCTCTTCCTCAATGCATCGTATCTCCATAGCTCCAGCACCTTCTCCTACCCAAG TCCTCCCTCTCAGGTCCTCTTCAAGACCTTCAAAGTCTCGTAAGTTCCCACTCGGTCCTCCTCTTCCAGCATTTCCCCCTCCTCCCCCTAACTCAG ATTGTACATCAACCGTTTGCTTGGAACCGTACACAAACACACCTCCTGGATCCCCCTGTGGCTGTGTATGGCCTATTCAAGTCGAGCTTCGCCTCAGCATGGCCCTCTACGACTTCTTCCCAATGGTTTCAGAATTCGCCCGGGAGATAAGCGCTGGAGTGTTCATGAAACAGAGCCAAGTCCGTATAATGGGAGCCAACGCAGCTAGCGAACAGCCAGATAAATCTATCGTTCTCATCGACTTAGTCCCGCTCGGAGATAAGTTCGATAACATGACAGCAATGCTTACTTACCAGAGATTCTGGAGTAAAAAAGTACAAATCTTTGGCCAGTACGACGTGATTTACGTCCGTTATCCCGGTTTGCCAGCTTCTCCTCCGGTTTCCGGTATGACCGTTATAGATCAAGGACCCTACCCGGGTGGTGATAATAACGGTAGAGCGATGAAACCGCTCGGAGTTGATGTTCCTAAGAAGATGCGCAAGAAAGAGCTCACCGGTGAAACTGTTGCTGTGATTGTTTTGTCGGCTGCTGCTTTTATTGGCTTGTGTTTCGTCATCGTTTGGTTCTTGGTTTTCCGGCGGAGAAGAGATCAGAGGGCGTCTAAAAGAGCACCACTTGCTCAGCCTTCGCTGCCTTCCCTCACGAAACCATCAGGTTCTGCAAGATCTTTAACCGGAAGCAGGCTTAGCTCAACTTCATTGTCCTTTGCGTCAAGCATTGCTCCGTTTACAGTCTCTGCCAAAACGTTCACCGCAAGCGAAATAGTGAAAGCAACAAATAACTTTGCGGAGTCTAGGGTTCTCGGTGAAGGCGGGTTCGGAAAGGTCTACGAAGGTCTTTTCGATGATGGAACTAAAGTAGCAGTTAAAGTACTGAAGAGAGATGACCAGCAAGGTGGCAGAGAGTTCTTGGCTGAAGTTGAAATGCTTAGCCGTCTTCATCACAGAAACTTGGTGAACTTGATTGGTATATGTATTGAAGATCGTAACCGTTCCTTGGTTTATGAGCTAATACCAAACGGCAGCGTTGAATCTCACCTCCACGGTGTTGATAAAGAGGCTTCGCCTTTGGATTGGGAAGCTCGGTTGAAGATAGCTCTTGGTGCAGCCCGTGGATTAGCGTATTTACACGAAGACTCGAGCCCCAGAGTTATACACAGAGACTTCAAGTCTAGTAACATCTTGCTTGAACACGACTTCACGCCTAAAGTCTCTGACTTTGGACTGGCTAGAAACGCCCTTGATGATGAAGATAACAGACATATCTCTACACGTGTAATGGGAACATTCGGCTATGTGGTGCCAGAATACGCAATGACAGGTCATCTTTTGGTGAAGAGTGACGTGTACAGCTACGGAGTTGTGCTTCTCGAGCTACTCACGGGGAGGAAACCTGTGGATATGATGCAGCCGCCAGGTCAAGAGAACTTAGTTTCATGGACTAGGTCTCTTCTCACGAGCAGAGAAGGGCTTGAAGCTATCATAGACCAGTCTTTGGGACAGCCCGAGATTCCGTTCGACAGCATAGCTAAAGTCGCTGCGATAGCTTCGATGTGCGTTCAACCGGAAGTATCTCACCGTCCTTTCATGGGAGAGGTGGTGCAAGCTTTGAAACTTGTGTGCAACGAATGCGACGAAGCTAAGGAGCTCAACTCTGTAGCTTCGCTTACTCAAGATGAGAATCGAGCTGAGAGCTCTTGTGGTGGAGAAGGCTCCGGGAGGATGGCTCGGTATCCGTTGCTGCCGAGTTACGACTCTGAGCCTGACACTGAGAGAGGACTTTCTGTGTCGGAGATGTTCACTGGTTCGGGGAGGTTAGAGAGACAGTCTAACTCGGGTCCATTGGCTTCAGTTCGAGGCAAGAGGTTCTGGCAGAAGATGAGGAGATTGTCTACGGGAAGCTTGAGCGAGCACGGGTCAGCATCGCTCATGGTACGATCTGGTTCGCGTTGA
- the LOC106318234 gene encoding receptor-like serine/threonine-protein kinase ALE2 isoform X1 yields the protein MEILMFLLRICLVSSVLVAASPSATGLDLLPPLSSPPSPLPEASKGFGQVPISPPESHNPSNAPPPKASQPSLPAPVPNVVAPPQADSAGGRAPAGEPIVSVPNAPAPVKDLPGKSPPVQPVITPVASPPKEPPFSGRVSPGPVSSDIPPLPSVARPPPPIPSVHKPPIEKPIAPVASPPTDISPPVHPVIPKLPSSSPVPTSGSPTRKSPITHPVFPIESPAAVSPDHPPPSHNGDENKSPVAAPSNETAKPLPVIPHKAASPPSIAPLAPKFNGHSHHTPPDTTPSNVHRTSSSAPPPPSYHRHHQERTKITNSPPPSPPPPMHIISPKKPNRKGSVSPPLPSLHHAHSPPIPSSLISPAHPPISSSMHRISIAPAPSPTQVLPLRSSSRPSKSRKFPLGPPLPAFPPPPPNSDCTSTVCLEPYTNTPPGSPCGCVWPIQVELRLSMALYDFFPMVSEFAREISAGVFMKQSQVRIMGANAASEQPDKSIVLIDLVPLGDKFDNMTAMLTYQRFWSKKVQIFGQYDVIYVRYPGLPASPPVSGMTVIDQGPYPGGDNNGRAMKPLGVDVPKKMRKKELTGETVAVIVLSAAAFIGLCFVIVWFLVFRRRRDQRASKRAPLAQPSLPSLTKPSGSARSLTGSRLSSTSLSFASSIAPFTVSAKTFTASEIVKATNNFAESRVLGEGGFGKVYEGLFDDGTKVAVKVLKRDDQQGGREFLAEVEMLSRLHHRNLVNLIGICIEDRNRSLVYELIPNGSVESHLHGVDKEASPLDWEARLKIALGAARGLAYLHEDSSPRVIHRDFKSSNILLEHDFTPKVSDFGLARNALDDEDNRHISTRVMGTFGYVVPEYAMTGHLLVKSDVYSYGVVLLELLTGRKPVDMMQPPGQENLVSWTRSLLTSREGLEAIIDQSLGQPEIPFDSIAKVAAIASMCVQPEVSHRPFMGEVVQALKLVCNECDEAKELNSVASLTQDENRAESSCGGEGSGRMARYPLLPSYDSEPDTERGLSVSEMFTGSGRLERQSNSGPLASVRGKRFWQKMRRLSTGSLSEHGSASLMVRSGSR from the exons ATGGAGATTTTGATGTTCCTCCTAAGGATTTGTCTAGTTTCGTCAGTTTTAGTTGCTGCTTCTCCCTCTG CTACAGGGTTGGATTTGTTACCTCCGTTATCATCACCACCGTCTCCGTTACCGGAGGCTTCAAAAGGGTTTGGTCAAGTACCGATCAGTCCACCCGAATCTCACAACCCCAGCAATGCGCCACCGCCCAAAGCCTCTCAGCCGTCTCTTCCGGCTCCTGTGCCTAACGTGGTAGCTCCTCCGCAGGCAGATTCCGCGGGAGGTAGAGCACCGGCGGGTGAGCCTATTGTCTCGGTTCCTAATGCTCCAG CTCCAGTGAAGGATTTGCCGGGAAAATCTCCACCGGTTCAACCTGTTATTACACCGGTTGCTTCACCACCAAAAGAGCCTCCTTTCTCTGGAAGAGTATCTCCAG GCCCGGTTTCATCGGATATTCCACCTTTACCATCAGTGGCTCGGCCTCCTCCGCCTATACCAAGCGTTCACAAGCCTCCTATCGAGAAGCCTATTGCTCCTG TTGCATCTCCACCAACTGACATTTCACCACCAGTCCATCCTGTCATACCAAAGTTGCCTTCTAGTTCACCTG TACCCACCTCCGGATCTCCAACAAGAAAATCGCCAATTACCCACCCGGTTTTCCCAATTGAGTCTCCTGCTGCTGTCTCACCAG ATCATCCACCTCCCAGCCATAATGGAGATGAGAACAAAAGTCCGGTTGCTGCACCGTCAAATGAAACTGCTAAACCCTTGCCTGTTATCCCACATAAAG CAGCTTCTCCTCCTTCAATAGCTCCATTAGCCCCCAAATTCAACGGACACTCTCATCATACACCGCCAGATACTACTCCGAGTAATGTACACCGCACATCATCATCAGCTCCTCCTCCACCTTCATACCATCGACATCATCAAGAGCGAACGAAGATCACAAATAGTCCACCTCCTTCACCACCACCACCAATGCATATCATATCCCCAAAGAAGCCAAATCGTAAAG GTTCAGTTTCTCCTCCTCTTCCATCACTACACCATGCTCATTCTCCCCCAATTCCTTCTTCTTTGATTTCTCCTGCTCACCCTCCAATCTCTTCCTCAATGCATCGTATCTCCATAGCTCCAGCACCTTCTCCTACCCAAG TCCTCCCTCTCAGGTCCTCTTCAAGACCTTCAAAGTCTCGTAAGTTCCCACTCGGTCCTCCTCTTCCAGCATTTCCCCCTCCTCCCCCTAACTCAG ATTGTACATCAACCGTTTGCTTGGAACCGTACACAAACACACCTCCTGGATCCCCCTGTGGCTGTGTATGGCCTATTCAAGTCGAGCTTCGCCTCAGCATGGCCCTCTACGACTTCTTCCCAATGGTTTCAGAATTCGCCCGGGAGATAAGCGCTGGAGTGTTCATGAAACAGAGCCAAGTCCGTATAATGGGAGCCAACGCAGCTAGCGAACAGCCAGATAAATCTATCGTTCTCATCGACTTAGTCCCGCTCGGAGATAAGTTCGATAACATGACAGCAATGCTTACTTACCAGAGATTCTGGAGTAAAAAAGTACAAATCTTTGGCCAGTACGACGTGATTTACGTCCGTTATCCCGGTTTGCCAGCTTCTCCTCCGGTTTCCGGTATGACCGTTATAGATCAAGGACCCTACCCGGGTGGTGATAATAACGGTAGAGCGATGAAACCGCTCGGAGTTGATGTTCCTAAGAAGATGCGCAAGAAAGAGCTCACCGGTGAAACTGTTGCTGTGATTGTTTTGTCGGCTGCTGCTTTTATTGGCTTGTGTTTCGTCATCGTTTGGTTCTTGGTTTTCCGGCGGAGAAGAGATCAGAGGGCGTCTAAAAGAGCACCACTTGCTCAGCCTTCGCTGCCTTCCCTCACGAAACCATCAGGTTCTGCAAGATCTTTAACCGGAAGCAGGCTTAGCTCAACTTCATTGTCCTTTGCGTCAAGCATTGCTCCGTTTACAGTCTCTGCCAAAACGTTCACCGCAAGCGAAATAGTGAAAGCAACAAATAACTTTGCGGAGTCTAGGGTTCTCGGTGAAGGCGGGTTCGGAAAGGTCTACGAAGGTCTTTTCGATGATGGAACTAAAGTAGCAGTTAAAGTACTGAAGAGAGATGACCAGCAAGGTGGCAGAGAGTTCTTGGCTGAAGTTGAAATGCTTAGCCGTCTTCATCACAGAAACTTGGTGAACTTGATTGGTATATGTATTGAAGATCGTAACCGTTCCTTGGTTTATGAGCTAATACCAAACGGCAGCGTTGAATCTCACCTCCACGGTGTTGATAAAGAGGCTTCGCCTTTGGATTGGGAAGCTCGGTTGAAGATAGCTCTTGGTGCAGCCCGTGGATTAGCGTATTTACACGAAGACTCGAGCCCCAGAGTTATACACAGAGACTTCAAGTCTAGTAACATCTTGCTTGAACACGACTTCACGCCTAAAGTCTCTGACTTTGGACTGGCTAGAAACGCCCTTGATGATGAAGATAACAGACATATCTCTACACGTGTAATGGGAACATTCGGCTATGTGGTGCCAGAATACGCAATGACAGGTCATCTTTTGGTGAAGAGTGACGTGTACAGCTACGGAGTTGTGCTTCTCGAGCTACTCACGGGGAGGAAACCTGTGGATATGATGCAGCCGCCAGGTCAAGAGAACTTAGTTTCATGGACTAGGTCTCTTCTCACGAGCAGAGAAGGGCTTGAAGCTATCATAGACCAGTCTTTGGGACAGCCCGAGATTCCGTTCGACAGCATAGCTAAAGTCGCTGCGATAGCTTCGATGTGCGTTCAACCGGAAGTATCTCACCGTCCTTTCATGGGAGAGGTGGTGCAAGCTTTGAAACTTGTGTGCAACGAATGCGACGAAGCTAAGGAGCTCAACTCTGTAGCTTCGCTTACTCAAGATGAGAATCGAGCTGAGAGCTCTTGTGGTGGAGAAGGCTCCGGGAGGATGGCTCGGTATCCGTTGCTGCCGAGTTACGACTCTGAGCCTGACACTGAGAGAGGACTTTCTGTGTCGGAGATGTTCACTGGTTCGGGGAGGTTAGAGAGACAGTCTAACTCGGGTCCATTGGCTTCAGTTCGAGGCAAGAGGTTCTGGCAGAAGATGAGGAGATTGTCTACGGGAAGCTTGAGCGAGCACGGGTCAGCATCGCTCATGGTACGATCTGGTTCGCGTTGA